The Rutidosis leptorrhynchoides isolate AG116_Rl617_1_P2 unplaced genomic scaffold, CSIRO_AGI_Rlap_v1 contig365, whole genome shotgun sequence genome contains a region encoding:
- the LOC139883190 gene encoding LOB domain-containing protein 21-like produces MRSHEPRSSSSCAACKFLKRRCVPNCIFAPYFRSDEPKKFARVHKVFGASNVSKILTEVPEEQREDTVNSLAYEAEARLSDPVYGCIGAIALLQRKMVELQHDLAVAKARLARCYATSNDSNIIASNNSSNSSAGTNLLLGCNYSGDPTLISDDFSALSGFIDSCNQNNSSLLFSTRDGINMYDISQFSYN; encoded by the coding sequence ATGAGGAGTCATGAGCCACGTTCAAGCTCATCTTGTGCTGCTTGCAAGTTCTTGAAAAGAAGATGTGTCCCAAACTGCATTTTCGCTCCTTATTTCCGATCCGACGAGCCTAAGAAATTTGCTAGAGTCCACAAAGTGTTCGGAGCGAGCAACGTCAGCAAGATCCTGACGGAAGTTCCCGAAGAACAAAGGGAAGACACCGTCAATTCCCTTGCTTATGAAGCTGAGGCCAGGCTTAGCGATCCTGTTTATGGTTGTATTGGAGCCATAGCTTTGTTGCAACGGAAAATGGTTGAGCTTCAACATGATTTGGCCGTAGCTAAAGCTCGTTTGGCGAGGTGTTATGCTACAAGTAATGATTCGAATATTATTGCTTCCAATAATAGTAGTAATTCTTCAGCCGGTACTAATTTATTGTTAGGGTGTAATTATTCTGGTGATCCTACTTTGATCAGTGATGATTTTTCTGCTTTGAGTGGGTTTATTGATAGTTGCAACCAGAATAATTCATCTCTATTATTTAGTACTAGAGATGGGATCAATATGTATGATATTAGTCAATTctcatataattaa